One Desulfomonile tiedjei genomic window, GGAAGGAATTCGAACTGGAAGTTATGCGCGACGGCGCGGACAACGTAGTTATCATATGCTCCATAGAGAATTTCGATCCCATGGGGATCCACACCGGCGATTCCATTACCATAGCTCCGGCCCAGACGCTCACTGACAAGGAATACCAGATTCTGCGCGATCAGGCTGTTGCGATCATAAGAGAAATCGGCGTGGACACCGGCGGGTCCAACATCCAGTTCGCTGTGCATCCGGAAACCGGCCGCGTTGTGGTCATCGAAATGAACCCCCGGGTCAGCCGATCCAGCGCGCTGGCCTCCAAGGCCACAGGCTTTCCCATAGCAAAGATCGCGGCCAAGCTAGCTGTTGGATATACCCTCGACGAGATCGCCAACGACATCACACTAAAGACCCCGGCCTCATTTGAGCCCACAATCGACTATGTGGTAACCAAGATCCCGCGCTTCACATTCGAGAAGTTCCCCGGCGCGGACAATACTTTGACCACGCAGATGAAATCCGTCGGCGAGGCAATGGCCATCGGCCGCACGTTCAAAGAGTCGCTTCAGAAGGCTCTCAGGTCTCTCGAAATAGACGTTTACGGGCTGGAGGAGCGTCTGGGAGCAGGACTCGCGCGCGATCAGGTCCTCGCACATGTTGCCAGGCCCACCCCCGACCGCCTTTTGCACATAGCCGACGCGATCAGGGCCGGCATAAGCATTGATGAGATCTACGAAGCCAGTAAGGTGGACCAGTGGTTCCTCGGGCAGATTCAGCAGATCGTTGAATTGGAGAATGAAATCTCGAATCCCGGATTTTTGCAAGGCGAGGACGCGAAAGACAATCTGAAGCGTGCAAAGTCCTACGGTTTTTCGGATATTCGTCTGGGCCGCTTGACAGGTAAATCTGAAGACGAAATCCGTGAAACAAGAAAACGCCTCGGCATAAACGCCGTGTTCAAGAGAGTTGATACCTGCGCCGCGGAATTCGAGGCCCACACGCCGTACCTCTATTCTTCGTACGAGGATGAAGACGAATCGGGAGTAACCGATAAGAAAAAAATAATCATACTCGGTGGCGGTCCCAACCGGATCGGCCAAGGGATTGAGTTCGACTACTGTTGCGTGCACGGCGCGTTCGCTCTCAAGGAAGACGGATACGAAACCATCATGGTCAACTGCAACCCGGAAACGGTCAGTACGGACTATGACACATCGGACAGACTTTATTTTGAGCCCCTCACCCAGGAAGATGTCCTCGCAATAGTCGAGCGCGAAAGGCCGGATGGAGTGATCGTGCAATTCGGCGGACAAACCCCGCTGAAATTGGCGGTTCCACTCTGGAATGCCGGCGTTCCCATAATCGGGACGTCGCCGGACGCTATCGATCGCGCGGAGGATCGGAAGCGATTCAAGGAGATGTTGATCGCTCTGGGCTTGAATCAGCCTCCCAATGACATAGCCCATTCGTACAGTGAAGTTATGGATGTGGCTCGCCGCATCGGCTATCCGGTCGTGGTCCGGCCCTCTTACGTCCTCGGAGGCCGGGCGATGGAAATCGTCCACAACGAGGACGACCTGAAGCAATACCTCACAGTCGTGGTGCAGGCCTCTCCGGAGCATCCTATTCTTGTGGACGGCTATCTCACCGGTGCGGTGGAAATTGATGTGGACGCGATTGCTGACGGCGAAGACGTGGTGATTGGCGGGATTATGGAACACATAGAAGAAGCGGGAATACATTCCGGCGACTCTTCATGCTCCTTGCCGCCGTACAGCCTCGGCCGATACCATCTGGACGAAATCCGCAGAATAACCAGACTGCTTGCAGTCGAGCTGAAGGTCAAAGGCCTGATGAACCTGCAGCTTGCCCTGAAGGATGGCGAAATCTACGTCCTTGAAGTCAACCCCAGGGCTTCCAGGACCATTCCGTTCGTGTCAAAGGCCATTGGAGTTCCTCTGGCGAAGTTGGGGGCCCGCGTCATGGCAGGGAGAAAACTCCGTGAACTCGGCTTCACTAAGGAAATTATCCCGAATCACGTGAGCGTCAAGGAGGCGGTCTTCCCGTTTATCAAGTTTCCGGGAGTGGACGTGCTGCTCGGACCGGAAATGAAGTCCACCGGTGAGGTGATGGGAATCGACGAGGAATTCGGCCCTGCGTTCCTGAAAGCCCAGTACAGTACCGAGTTCCCCATTCCTAAGAACGGAAAAGTGTTCCTGAGCGTTGCGGGCCGCGATAAAGGCATGGCGCTTATTGTAGCGCGCAGGCTTCAGGAATGCGGTTTTTCGTTCGTGTGCACGGAAGGAACCGCTGCGTCTCTCCGTACCGGCGGCGTTCCATGCGCCCTGATCGGAAAGGTTCACGAGGACAGCGAAGTCGACGTTACTGATCTCATCCGTCAAAACGAAATCATGCTCGTTATTAATACGGCCGCGGACAAGAAGTCCTTCCATGACTCGTACCACATACGCTTAGCGGCTCTGCACCATAACGTCCCGTACTTTACCACTGTTGCAGGCGCTAATGCCCTTTCCTTGGGTCTCCGGGCCATTGCCCGCGGAGGCGGCTTCAGGGTGATGTCCCTCCAGGAATACCACGGAATGAAATAGGGCAGGGTTGCCATGACCGCAAAAGTAGTCTTTCACATAGACTGGGATCAGGAAGACGGGTTGCTGATGGCGCTAAACAACATCAGAAATCTGCTCAAGGAAGTTCCCGAAGAGGACGCCTCGATATTCATCGTAGCAAACGGCAGTGCGGTGAACCTGTTCCTGAAAGACAGAGCCGTTCATTACGTCTCCACCATAGAAGAATTGCACAAGGCCGGCGCCCGCTTTCTCATGTGCCGAAACTCAATTACCAACCTGGGCCTGACCATGGAAGACCTGATCAAACCCTGCGAGCGCGTCCCCGCAGGGATCGTGGAACTTATCAGACTCCAACAAGATGGTTATGCCTACGTGAAGCCTTGATCCGACGTATAGTAGTTCTCGAAAGTTAACTCGGATTAATTTAGGATGTCCCCCCACGCGGGACGGTCTCATTCGGGAAGAGCTTTTGGGAACAACTATAGTAGCCCCTTCTATCAAGCGATGCTTTTTGTATTGGGTGCCACTGACCTGGGAACCAGGTCAGTGCTGGGCACGATGGAGATCCGAGTCACATTTTTAATGGCCAATCGGTATAATTTACGGTGGGGACACAATTTTGTCCTTGCGAGGAGTGAAATCCCGCGGAACGCGGGAAAGCAGTCCCCTGCTCGGTGGGACCGGCATCTAGCCGGTCATTCTAATAGACAGGCGAGACGCCTGTCCCACCATGGGGATTGCCTCGGCGATGTGCCCCGGCAATCACAATAGATCCCTCCCGTAGTCTACTTCTTTGATGGCGAACCGGTTTGTATACACTCGACGGTCTGGATCGCGATCTCCAGCTCTTCGTTTGTCGGGACTACAAGCACTTTTACCCGGGACTCGTCTGACTGGATCTCCGATGCTTGCTTGTTTCCGGCCTGGTTGCGATGTTCATCCAGCGCGATTCCCAGCGAAGCCAGGCCTTCGCAGCAGCGCCTGCGGACTTCCGGAGAATTCTCTCCTATGCCGCCCGTGAACACCAGGGCGTCGAGGCGTCCCAGCGCAGCGAAATATGCTCCGATATATTTCCTGATTCGGTAGCAAAACATATCCAGCGCGAGCGATGCGCGCGGATCGCCCGATTCAGCCGCGCGAAGCACCTCGCGCATGTCGCTGATACCGCAAACCCCTCGCAACCCGCTCTGATTTTCAAATATCGAGCCGATCTCTTCACAAGTCTTTTCCGTTACCCGAGCAAGATAGCCCTGGATTGCCGGGTCCAGGTCCCCGCACCGGGTACCCATGACAAGACCCTCCAGAGGAGTCATTCCCATGGAATGATCTATGCTTTTGCCCCCCCGGATCGCGGTGGCGCTGCTGCCGTTCCCCAGGTGCAAAGTAATCATGTTCAGCGTTTCCAACGGCTTGCCAAGGATCACTGCCGCCTGTTTGGCAACGTATCGGTGCGAAGTCCCGTGGAATCCGTACCTTCGCACATGGTGATCCGTATAGAAGGTGTAGGGCACAGCATAGTGATATGCGTGGGGTGGCATGGTCTGGTGATACGCGGTGTCAAACACCGCGACCTGAGCTACCTCGGGAAAATGGTCTCGAGCCCATTCCACGCCTGTCAAATTGGCCGGGTTGTGAAGCGGCGCAAGCGGAATCATGGATCTGATGGTGGCAATCACCGAATCGTCGATCAGAGTTGGCTCTCGGAAGGCTTCTCCGCCATGCACGACTCTGTGCCCGATTCCGGACAGATCTCCAAGATTCCATCCCTTGTTCGGATCGGAGAAGACCTCCATAATCACGCGAAAGCCCTCATGATGATTGGCTGTTGGCTCGGTATGAATGTGTTCCGTGAAGCCCCCTCTGTTGTTCTTCTTGCGGTGCTTCAGGCGGCTTCCCGTCCCGCCGATTTCTTCCAGAATGCCTACAACGAGCGCTGACTGGTCATCCATATCGAAAAGCTGATACTTGATCGAAGAACTGCCCGAATTAATGACAAGTACTTTCATGCCGACTCCCGGATTGCCTGGGCCTGAATGGCAGTAATTGCGACGGTGTTGACAATGTCCGTCACGGTGCAGCCGCGACTCAGGTCGTTCACCGGCTTATTAAGTCCCTGTAGCACAGGTCCTACTGCAACCGCGTTGGCCGAGCGCTGGACCGCCTTGTACGTCGTGTTGCCAGTATTCAGGTCCGGAAAAATGAACACGGTCGCGTGGCCGGCCACTTCGCTTCCCGGCATCTTGGTCCGGGCCACCCCGATGTCGACGGCCGCGTCGTACTGGATCGGCCCTTCGATTTTGATGTCCGGGCGGAGCCTCGTCGCAAGCATAGTGGCCTTTCTCACCTTGTCTACCTCTTCACCTTTTCCGGATTCTCCAGTGGAATAGGAGAGCATCGCCACATACGGTTCGATCCCGAACGTTTTAGCTGTCTCCGCGGAACTCACCGCAATGTCTGCCAGTTGCTCCGCGCTCGGATCGGGATTGACAGCACAATCGCCGAAGACGAGTACCCGATCCGCGAGGCACATGAAGAAGACACTTGAAACGATGGAGAAATCCGGTTTGGTCCGAATGATCTCGAAAGCCGGCCGAAGCGTTTGGGAGGTTGTGTGAGTGGCGCCGGAGACCATTCCGGCCGCATGCCCGTGATACACCATCAGCGTTCCGAAATAGCTGCTGTCCGCCACTGTGTCGAATGCCATTTCCCGCGACACGCCTTTGTGCTTTCGCAGTTCGTAATAAGTGCGCGCGTAGAGTCCGCGCAACCGAGATTCCAGCGGATCGATGATATTGATGCCTTCCACTTCCATTCCGAGCGAACTGGCTTTCTTTCTGATTTTTTCCGGATTTCCCAGCAGAGTAATGTGGACCACATCGCGCAGGAGCAGGATTTCAGCGGCCCGCAGAATGCGCTCGTCGGTTCCTTCCGCCAACACAATGTGCTGGCGTTGCGCCCTGGCACGTTGAATGAGTTCGTATTCAAACATCAGCGGAGTGACGCGTCGGGAACGCGTTACAGCAAGGCGTCGTTGAAGTTCATCGAATTGCACGCTCGCCTCCACAGCTCCAAGAGCGGCTGCGATCTTTCGACTGTCTTCCGGCACCAGACTGCCTTTCACTGCACTTACGTTGGTCGCTGTCGTGTAAGTGTCGGTTTCTACCGATAATATGGGAACAGAGGACCCAGCCAGTCCCTGGATCAGGCGCTGGACCTGCGGCGCGGGCTTGAAACCGCCAGTCAGGAGCAGCCCGGCAATATGGGGGTACGAGGCGGAGGCGTCCGCGGCCAGACTCCCCAGAATAATGTCCGATCGGTCTCCCGGCGTGATGATAAGGTTCCCTTCTTCAATACGCTCCAGGAAATGAGGAAGTTCCATGGCCGCAACCTTGGACTGGGTGACCATGCGATTCAGGCTTTCAGGCTCGCCCAGAAGGCGCTCGGCCTGTAAGGCTTGAGCGATCTCGGCGACCGTGGGCTTCGCCAGTATTCCATGTTCGGGAATCGCATAGAACAGGATGTCTTTGGGAATCGCACGTCGGACTTCCGAAACAATCTCCGTTGCCTGTGCAGGCTGTACGCGGTTGGCAACGATAGCCAAGGCATCGCATCGCCCGTGTTCAAGCGATTCGAGCACAATCCTCACTGCATCGATGATCTGCCGGGTGGTCTTGTCTCGCCCGCTCACAATGGGGATCATGGGACAACCAAGGTTGTAAGCCATCTCCACATTGAAACCGAAATCGAACGGTGGGGCCACGCCCGTGAAGTCCGTTCCCAAACTTACGACCACGTCGCAGTGTTGTTCCAGGGCCTTGTACTTGTCCAGGATCAACGTGAAGACCGTATCGTGACGGTCGCTGCCGCCCAATTCCAAGGCTTCGGCGTACGTGCAACCGTACATCGCGATATAAGGAAACCTGGAACCGTAACGAGTCACAATCATGTGAATAAACCGGTCCGGTTGTTCATCGGGCCAGATTACGGGCCTGAAAAACCCCACAATGCGCCCTTGGCTCCAGAGCCATTCCATGAGGCCGAGCAAAAGGACCGATTTGCCGCTCAGCGCTTCTGCACCTGTTATGTAAATGCATTGTGCCATTTGTAACCCTCACGCCCAGCTTTTTGAGACATGTCTTTCGCAAGTTGATATGCGATATTGGCAAGTTGCAAAGTTCTATGATATAATGAATTAGATTTTACTCATTGTGATGCAAAGTTACAAGTTAAAATCATATTAGTTCACTCCGGAACCATGCCTTTGACCATGAATTCCAAAAAGCCTCGGCAGAGTTTACATCATTCTGAATGTAATCATCTCTCCCGCCGCGACTTCTTGTCCATGAGCGCGGGGTTGATTGCAAGCCTCCCTTCCATGACCGACGAATTGACCTCGCTGTTGGAGAATTCCGCGGACCACGTCGCGCCGACCAGGGGTGAAACTCGCGGGCCTGCACGTTCCTTCCGTTTAAAAAGTAAGAGGCCTTCTCAAACCCAGCAGGAAGGAGGGCGTCTGTTCCTGACTTTTGACGACGGCCCTTTGCCCTGCACCGGCCGCATACTCGACCAGTTGGCGGCAAGTGGACAGACGGCCACATTTTTTGTCCTGGGAAGGAACCTGTCAAATCCGTCGCTACGCCAATTCGCTGTGAGGGCACTGAAAGAAGGCCACGACATAGGCAATCATTCGTTCAGTCATCCCTATTTTTCCGCGATCTCAATGAATCGGGCCAAGCAGGAAATTGTTTCGACCTACAGGCTTATTGATGAATTGGTCCTGGAGGCGGAGGTAGATCCGAATCGGCAGAACCGGTTTTTCCGCTTTCCGTACGGGGTGGCCGGATCGCGGTCCAATTACCTCGCATCTCAAGATGTCCTTGGCGAACTGAACTACAAGATAGCCTGGTGGGACCTGGACACCAATGATTGGCGCATGGAGTTGCCGTGGTTTCCGACGCGGCCCTCTTCCGTGGTAGCAAGTCTCAATAGGGCCAGGCCCGGAGATGTGGTATTGCTGCACGACCGGGTGAAGACTTCAGAATGCCTGCCTGCCATCCTGAAGTCCCTTGAATGGTGTAAGCTGGCTTCACTTCCCCTCTCCAGTTATGATTCCGGCACTGTAGCACCGTCTGAAAAGGCTGTGCCGGACGAGAATATCCTTTCATCGAAATCCACGAACAATCTCGACGCTGACGCCCTGGCCGAAGAGCTTTCCCAGGCCCTTTTCCCTCAAGGTCACCCTGCCGATATAGTGGTGGATTCCGCTGTCGTGGCCCCACGTGTTTCCCGCGGGTCGAACCTCTGGTAAATCAAACGTAAAACAACAAAGAGATCTTCACACAAATGTCGTTGACTTGAAAGATTGGCCCTAAGCTGCTGTTGTGGGGCACCCATTAAAACATTCTTCCCAGCCGAAGGCCGGAATGATTACGATTGGCCCATTTTCTTTCTTGACTTAATTTTAGGGGGCGTTTATCATAGCGACGCTAGCCTTGCAATCGCCCGGCGGAACGACCGTATCCTCCTTGGTTGGAGCCATACCCTTTGTCACATCCGTCGGGCTTCTTTTTTTGGGGAATGCCCTTTCGGAGAAACGGGCAACTCCAAAGGTCCTCGCGTGGGGCATGTCCATTCTGAACCACATCCAAGCTATTGTTCTCCTACCAATGCTGGCGATCGTGGTTGTCCCGGGGATCATTCTTTTCAGGACACGGGCGTGGACAAGCGCCTGGCAATCTTCTTTCACATTGAGCTTCATATTGCCTTTCATTGGGCTTGTTTTGATCGGGTTGGGCCTGATCCTTATGGTCAAGACTATTACCCTGTTTGCCCAGGTCGGCAAGGGCACACTTGCGCCATGGGCCCCGCCTGACAAACTTGTTGTGCGAGGAATCTATCGGCACGTGCGCAATCCGATGATAACCGGTGTTTTCTCCGTTCTTATCGGCGAGGCCTTGACAGTCGGTTCAATACCGCTTTTCGGCTGGTTCCTTGTTTTCGTGTTGATCAACGTGGTTTACATTCCCGTTTTTGAGGAGCCCGGTCTGGAGAGCCGTTTCGGCCGGGACTATGCTCGCTACAAAGAAAACGTCCGTCGTTGGATCCCAAGGCTTGAGCCGTGGCAAGAGCAAAACGACCGGTAGATATTCCTTTAGACGGGTGATATGTGGCGGACGCCTGTATCCCGTTGATTCCTGCATCCTTATCTGGTCTAATGCGTGATCGCACAATGAATTTCATGGAAACGTAAATGAACGACGAGAAAAGCGCCTTTTCCGGCCCGGGAGCAGGCGGCGCGACCGGCTTCCCTCCGGTGGAACCCGGGAGTGACTTAAGCAGGAAGCTCGTGACCGGTGGCCCCACTCCTCCGGAAGATGGTGGTCGGGCGAGTCTGGTGCTGTTTCTCGGCCTGCTCTCTCTTTTTATGTGCGGGCCACTCGGGATCATTGCCTGGATCATGGCCAATGCTGATCTCAAGAAGATTAGAGCGGGAGCGCTGTCTCCGCGTCAAGCGGGGACACTGAAGATCGGACGCGCCCTGGGTATCATAGGGACCATAGTGTTCGTCATCTCCATCTTCGTTTTTGCGCACCTTCTCCAGCGGGGAATAACGGGCCTTGGGGGCTGGACCGAGACCTCTCCTCTCCTGCCCAACCAGATCGTCTTTGTGGGAGAATGGGTAGGTAAAAAAGGCACCGTTATCAGGATTCGACCGGACGGCAAAGGTGATTTCCGATCCAGCCACTCCTCCATGACAGGCGGCCAAGTTCGCATTGATAAGGACGATCTTTCCATAGGGTTAATGGGAATCTCGAAGAGTTGGCATATAGACGCGCCGCCTCATCTCACAAACGGAAGCTGGGAGATGAGTCTGGATGGGGAAATCTTCATTCGGAAGGGCGAGGACCTGACGGTGTGATAAGGCTTATATCGAGTGGCAAATTTTTTTCCGATTGGCAACCACTCCATTCCGTCATTCCTGCGGAGGTAGGGATCGTAGGGCCGGCGTCCCTGCCGGCCAAAATGGGCACCGGCACGGAGGCCGGCCCCTACAAGGTTCCCGCCTTCGCGGGAACGACGGGCGTTATAACGCTCTTGAAAAGTAGGCCCTGTAGATACGATCTGAAGACCAGATTGATTATCTTCCGGCCAAATGGACATTACTTTTGGCAACCGCTATAGACTGTGAAGATTGAAATTGTCGAGGGAGACTTCTTTGAATTGAGAAGCTTCCCCCGCAACTTTGCTATTTTTCTATCAACCTCCGGAAATGGTACCCGAAGATCGCGCTGGAGACCGCCTCCCCGAAGGAATTGCGATGGAAGAGGAAAGCTTTAATTAGGAGTTTCCAGTAGTAGAACTTGCTCTTACCCTTGTCAAGGATCCCCAAGTACAGAATGGAAGTAACAAAGGCTCTAAGGTCCATCATTCGTACGCGTCTTCGGCGGGTCGGTTTGTAATCCTTCAGAAATTCCAGTACGCGATCGCAGTATTCTTTCGGCGAATAGATATAATTTAGAACTGCGGTATAGCCGTCTTTGAGCTTCTGAGCGTCCATCTTAGGCACAAAGTTGAGCGATCCATCACAGTTATCACCGGTGCAATTGTCCAGCAGGCGTCCTTCGTCTTTAAGTCTCTGGTACAAGCGCGTCCCGGGGATGGCGTTCAGCAGCCCTATCATAGCCTTCACCACGCCGCTGTTTTGAATAAAATTTGCCTGGCGCTCGAAGATGTTCGGCGGGTCATTGTCAAAGCCGATGATAAAGCCGCCCATGACCTCCATGCCGTTTCTCTGTATCGTCTTCACAGCTTCAACAAGGTCCATGGAGCGGTTCTGGTGTTTCCCGCACTCCACGAGGCATTCCTCTGCCGGGGTTTCCAGCCCCAGAAAGACCGAGTCGAACCCTGCCGAGGTCATCAAGGTCATCAACTCCTGGTCCTGTGCAAGGTTGACGGAGGCCTCCGTATAAAGGCTGAAAGGAAAACGCTTAGCCTCTTGCCATGGAAGCAGGTCCCTGAGAAAGGACTTAACCTTTACTCGATTCCCTATAAAGTTGTCGTCAACGATGAAACATCGTCCACGCCACCCTAAGTCGTACAAAAGCTCCAATTCTTGGAGCATCTGATCGTTGGATTTAACCCGCGGCCGGCGCCCGTTCAGGTTGACGATGTCGCAAAACTCACAGTCATAGGGACATCCTCTCGAATACTGAACTGACATGGACGCATAATACTTCATCTTGATCAGGTCCCATCTCGGGAGGGGAGTTTGCGTGATGTCGGGCTTTTCCTCGGTGTTGTACACCCGTTGAGGATTTCCCGCTGCCAGGTCTTTCAAAAAGGGCTTAAGGGTGATTTCAGCCTCGTTCAGGACAAAATGATCAATCTCTGGAAATGCCTCCCAGGAGCTGGTGAAGAGGGGGCCGCCGGCAACAATTTTTTTGCCGAGCCCGTGAACTCGCTCCACAACTTCCTGTACCGACTCTTTCTGAACTACCATAGCCCCCATAAAGACCATGTCGGCCCATCGGATAGCATCATCGGTGAGAGTTTCGACGTTCATGTCCACGAGTTGCAGGTCCCAGTCTTTCGGCATCATGGCACCGACGGTAATCAGCCCGAGCGGAACATGCGCTGCCCGTTTACGGATGAACTTCATTATGTGCTTGAAGCTCCAGAAAGTATCGGGTATCGACGGGTAGACCAGCAGTGCCTTCAAGATGTAACTCCTTATTTTCGTCTCAAGCTCTTTGCATAACTATTCATGGTAGTCAATCCCCGAGTTCCGGTCAAGGGGTTCCGAATTCGCTTGGTTGTTATTGGGCTCTCAATCCGGCTTTGGTTCCCTTCCGAGGAGACCTATCTTACGGCCGGGCCTGTCGCCGGACCCGACGCCGGCTTGGAACGAGGGTTCGGCGAATCAAGGTACTTCAACAAATCGGAATCAGGACGCAGCAAGATAGTTGTTTCCGTTCCGAACACCTTCTGATAGATCTCCAGATGGCGTGTGAAAGAATAGAACTCCTCGTCCTTGCTGTAGGCCTCCGCATAAATGCCCGTAGCTTCGGCGTCTCCGTCTCCACGCAAGGCTTGGGACTGCCTGTAAGCCTCGGCGAGTATAATCTCTTTTTCCTTGTTCGCGTTTGCCCTTATTTGTCGAGCTTGTTCGTCCCCTTCGGCCCTATAGCGTTTCCCAATCCGCTCCCGTTCCGCCTTCATTCTGTCGAAGACGCTCTTTTGAACCTCTTCCGGCAGATCCACCCTTTTGATACGCACATCGATGACTTGAATACCGAAGCGTTGCGCCAATTCGGCAGTGCCATTGGTTACGCTTTTCATTATGTCTTCGCGCTCCGTGCGAATAAAATCCTTGAAGTCGTGATTTGCAATTTCCTGGCGCAAGCGGGCAAAAATGATATCATTGAGCCGAGCGATCGCGCCGGTATAATTCCTGACCGTCTGGTAAAATACCAACGGCTCTGTGATTCGCCAGCGAGACACCGTGTCCACTGTCAGGCGTTTCTTGTCCAAAGTGATATATTCCGCGGGGCGCGCTTCCGCGGCCAATATCCTCTTTTCAAACATTACCACGTCCTGCACGAAAGGATATTTGAAATACAGGCCGGGCTC contains:
- the pta gene encoding phosphate acetyltransferase, with protein sequence MAQCIYITGAEALSGKSVLLLGLMEWLWSQGRIVGFFRPVIWPDEQPDRFIHMIVTRYGSRFPYIAMYGCTYAEALELGGSDRHDTVFTLILDKYKALEQHCDVVVSLGTDFTGVAPPFDFGFNVEMAYNLGCPMIPIVSGRDKTTRQIIDAVRIVLESLEHGRCDALAIVANRVQPAQATEIVSEVRRAIPKDILFYAIPEHGILAKPTVAEIAQALQAERLLGEPESLNRMVTQSKVAAMELPHFLERIEEGNLIITPGDRSDIILGSLAADASASYPHIAGLLLTGGFKPAPQVQRLIQGLAGSSVPILSVETDTYTTATNVSAVKGSLVPEDSRKIAAALGAVEASVQFDELQRRLAVTRSRRVTPLMFEYELIQRARAQRQHIVLAEGTDERILRAAEILLLRDVVHITLLGNPEKIRKKASSLGMEVEGINIIDPLESRLRGLYARTYYELRKHKGVSREMAFDTVADSSYFGTLMVYHGHAAGMVSGATHTTSQTLRPAFEIIRTKPDFSIVSSVFFMCLADRVLVFGDCAVNPDPSAEQLADIAVSSAETAKTFGIEPYVAMLSYSTGESGKGEEVDKVRKATMLATRLRPDIKIEGPIQYDAAVDIGVARTKMPGSEVAGHATVFIFPDLNTGNTTYKAVQRSANAVAVGPVLQGLNKPVNDLSRGCTVTDIVNTVAITAIQAQAIRESA
- a CDS encoding acetate kinase; protein product: MKVLVINSGSSSIKYQLFDMDDQSALVVGILEEIGGTGSRLKHRKKNNRGGFTEHIHTEPTANHHEGFRVIMEVFSDPNKGWNLGDLSGIGHRVVHGGEAFREPTLIDDSVIATIRSMIPLAPLHNPANLTGVEWARDHFPEVAQVAVFDTAYHQTMPPHAYHYAVPYTFYTDHHVRRYGFHGTSHRYVAKQAAVILGKPLETLNMITLHLGNGSSATAIRGGKSIDHSMGMTPLEGLVMGTRCGDLDPAIQGYLARVTEKTCEEIGSIFENQSGLRGVCGISDMREVLRAAESGDPRASLALDMFCYRIRKYIGAYFAALGRLDALVFTGGIGENSPEVRRRCCEGLASLGIALDEHRNQAGNKQASEIQSDESRVKVLVVPTNEELEIAIQTVECIQTGSPSKK
- a CDS encoding B12-binding domain-containing radical SAM protein, encoding MKALLVYPSIPDTFWSFKHIMKFIRKRAAHVPLGLITVGAMMPKDWDLQLVDMNVETLTDDAIRWADMVFMGAMVVQKESVQEVVERVHGLGKKIVAGGPLFTSSWEAFPEIDHFVLNEAEITLKPFLKDLAAGNPQRVYNTEEKPDITQTPLPRWDLIKMKYYASMSVQYSRGCPYDCEFCDIVNLNGRRPRVKSNDQMLQELELLYDLGWRGRCFIVDDNFIGNRVKVKSFLRDLLPWQEAKRFPFSLYTEASVNLAQDQELMTLMTSAGFDSVFLGLETPAEECLVECGKHQNRSMDLVEAVKTIQRNGMEVMGGFIIGFDNDPPNIFERQANFIQNSGVVKAMIGLLNAIPGTRLYQRLKDEGRLLDNCTGDNCDGSLNFVPKMDAQKLKDGYTAVLNYIYSPKEYCDRVLEFLKDYKPTRRRRVRMMDLRAFVTSILYLGILDKGKSKFYYWKLLIKAFLFHRNSFGEAVSSAIFGYHFRRLIEK
- a CDS encoding isoprenylcysteine carboxylmethyltransferase family protein, which gives rise to MSILNHIQAIVLLPMLAIVVVPGIILFRTRAWTSAWQSSFTLSFILPFIGLVLIGLGLILMVKTITLFAQVGKGTLAPWAPPDKLVVRGIYRHVRNPMITGVFSVLIGEALTVGSIPLFGWFLVFVLINVVYIPVFEEPGLESRFGRDYARYKENVRRWIPRLEPWQEQNDR
- a CDS encoding polysaccharide deacetylase family protein, producing the protein MIASLPSMTDELTSLLENSADHVAPTRGETRGPARSFRLKSKRPSQTQQEGGRLFLTFDDGPLPCTGRILDQLAASGQTATFFVLGRNLSNPSLRQFAVRALKEGHDIGNHSFSHPYFSAISMNRAKQEIVSTYRLIDELVLEAEVDPNRQNRFFRFPYGVAGSRSNYLASQDVLGELNYKIAWWDLDTNDWRMELPWFPTRPSSVVASLNRARPGDVVLLHDRVKTSECLPAILKSLEWCKLASLPLSSYDSGTVAPSEKAVPDENILSSKSTNNLDADALAEELSQALFPQGHPADIVVDSAVVAPRVSRGSNLW
- the carB gene encoding carbamoyl-phosphate synthase large subunit, translated to MPKRTDIKSILLIGSGPIIIGQACEFDYSGTQAIKALKEEGYRVILVNSNPATIMTDPEFADATYIEPLKLDFLSTIIEKERPDALLPTLGGQTALNRAVELHEAGVLKQFGVELIGAGIDAINKAEDRDLFKKAMSNIGLDLPRSGQAESLEQAWAIAEEVGFPNVIRPSFTLGGTGGNIAFSRDKFEELARWGLEISPVGRILVEESVLGWKEFELEVMRDGADNVVIICSIENFDPMGIHTGDSITIAPAQTLTDKEYQILRDQAVAIIREIGVDTGGSNIQFAVHPETGRVVVIEMNPRVSRSSALASKATGFPIAKIAAKLAVGYTLDEIANDITLKTPASFEPTIDYVVTKIPRFTFEKFPGADNTLTTQMKSVGEAMAIGRTFKESLQKALRSLEIDVYGLEERLGAGLARDQVLAHVARPTPDRLLHIADAIRAGISIDEIYEASKVDQWFLGQIQQIVELENEISNPGFLQGEDAKDNLKRAKSYGFSDIRLGRLTGKSEDEIRETRKRLGINAVFKRVDTCAAEFEAHTPYLYSSYEDEDESGVTDKKKIIILGGGPNRIGQGIEFDYCCVHGAFALKEDGYETIMVNCNPETVSTDYDTSDRLYFEPLTQEDVLAIVERERPDGVIVQFGGQTPLKLAVPLWNAGVPIIGTSPDAIDRAEDRKRFKEMLIALGLNQPPNDIAHSYSEVMDVARRIGYPVVVRPSYVLGGRAMEIVHNEDDLKQYLTVVVQASPEHPILVDGYLTGAVEIDVDAIADGEDVVIGGIMEHIEEAGIHSGDSSCSLPPYSLGRYHLDEIRRITRLLAVELKVKGLMNLQLALKDGEIYVLEVNPRASRTIPFVSKAIGVPLAKLGARVMAGRKLRELGFTKEIIPNHVSVKEAVFPFIKFPGVDVLLGPEMKSTGEVMGIDEEFGPAFLKAQYSTEFPIPKNGKVFLSVAGRDKGMALIVARRLQECGFSFVCTEGTAASLRTGGVPCALIGKVHEDSEVDVTDLIRQNEIMLVINTAADKKSFHDSYHIRLAALHHNVPYFTTVAGANALSLGLRAIARGGGFRVMSLQEYHGMK
- a CDS encoding DsrE family protein, producing MTAKVVFHIDWDQEDGLLMALNNIRNLLKEVPEEDASIFIVANGSAVNLFLKDRAVHYVSTIEELHKAGARFLMCRNSITNLGLTMEDLIKPCERVPAGIVELIRLQQDGYAYVKP